A region from the Serinibacter arcticus genome encodes:
- a CDS encoding substrate-binding domain-containing protein, producing MRDRRTGFVAEHAHHHVPHDPANEFRATRSTVPGSHATPDDDVRALVGYLTDRPDLQAVVVTEYHLAVLVREADEQVGLRVPQDLSIVCFDHPGRLFDRGSFEFTHIEQDEAAMGTEAVRIARELVADRGRVQRVALETRLVVGGSTVDVRR from the coding sequence CTGCGGGACCGGCGCACCGGGTTCGTGGCGGAGCACGCGCACCACCACGTGCCGCACGACCCGGCGAACGAGTTCCGCGCGACGCGCTCCACCGTGCCGGGCAGCCACGCGACGCCCGACGACGACGTGCGCGCCCTGGTCGGCTACCTCACCGACCGGCCGGACCTCCAGGCCGTGGTGGTGACGGAGTACCACCTCGCGGTGCTGGTGCGGGAGGCGGACGAGCAGGTCGGGCTCCGGGTGCCGCAGGACCTGTCGATCGTGTGCTTCGACCACCCGGGCCGGTTGTTCGACCGCGGCAGCTTCGAGTTCACCCACATCGAGCAGGACGAGGCCGCGATGGGGACCGAGGCGGTGCGGATCGCGCGCGAGCTCGTGGCGGATCGCGGGCGGGTGCAGCGGGTGGCGTTGGAGACGCGGTTGGTGGTCGGTGGGTCGACGGTGGACGTGCGGCGCTAA